DNA from Raphanus sativus cultivar WK10039 unplaced genomic scaffold, ASM80110v3 Scaffold2634, whole genome shotgun sequence:
GTATTCAAACCTGAGCTCACCCAAACCACGTTTGACTGCAGTTCTAATCCAAAATTCAACTTCTTCATCGCTGCATTGTTGATCTAACTTGAGATGCAAGCTTTGTAAGACTAGAGCCGTGTTTAGAACCAAAGACCTTTCCACAAACCGGAGAAATCTCACATGATCAGCATTGTCGTACCTTTCGATGTACTTGAGTTTAGACACCAACTTCCATAGATTTAGCCACCGTTTTGACAAAACACTCGTGGTTAGGACATCTTTAGTAGGTAGCAATGAGAGTATGTGCAGTAAGAGATCATTGGGAAGCGAACTGATTCTGTCCATTATTACATATACTCTTCCATGATTTTAACCTATATCGCTGTCAAcacagagagaaaaaaaaccTAAGTCAGAGAGACAACGGTTAACCTGTTGCTTCTCGACAAAGGCAAGAAGAGGAACCCGTCGTTACTGAAGTGCCCTAATTAGGTTTTTacccttgttttttttggttcgaTGATTCGAGTtcctatatattattaattttttttccaaaagaagGGTATATATCCCTTTTGCAATTAattctttttcaaataattataatgTATAAATGTTATTCTTTTGCAACTAACTCcttttcttttaccaaaaaaaaaaaaattaactccTTTTCACGATTATGATTATGaggattttttattttatgactGATCAATCATGTTTTCTACatgataaaatgtaaaataacatcaactcagcctaaaactaataattttagcTACTAATTTACTTGAAATAAAGGCgaaagttaattaaaaaaaaaaggaaacactcCACTAAGAACACCTCCACTGCAGGTCTAATTTTGGTCTCTATTACAAGAAATTTGTTTTGATCCAGTTGTACTTTTATGTTAAAACTGAAATTGCTATTTACTCTATAATTAGAGGACTACTATATTTAtggaaaatatatcaaaaaatttatttgtacaaTAGTCATTTTAATtcaaagtttttatatttactactagactaaataaaaatgtttttcttctAGTTTAGCTAGAATCAAAACTTTATTTACTTAGTTCCTGATTCTTTGATTTCAAGTTGTAATTGCAAAACTTAATTGGATAGCTATACaatataaatttcattaatCTGTATTAATACTTTTAGATGGAGAATATCATTGAACAATCGTGTAAATATGTTTTCAAAAGTGAATTCCAAGGTAACTATGATTTTTATAGTAAACAAAGTTTTGATAACTATAAATATCATTGAACAATCGTGTAAATTTGCCTCGGAAACTTCATAGTTACATATAACTATGATTTTTATACAATAAACTAGGTGTTTTACTGCATGCATATTCTTCTTATGAATTGAatgtttattagtttatattttattaatttaaaaatctgcatgataagttattatttatgttttaaaaaaaattaaatcaaatatcaaattttttatatttttttatatttttaaaattttttatgaTAATAACATTATTTCAATAtaacaatacaatatataagatttttcttgcttttaaaatttaatattattaatataaaatttgttttttatatataacaaattatatGTAAAACTTCATTAAAAGTATCATTGGCTTTAAATGTTCCAactttcaattataaaataactatacatataactataactatttttaaaggtataaacgatattacCTAGTCTAGTTTTTAACGTGACGGTTTTGTTGcggaaaataattttgtaaataacaGTATAGATGtattgtttattaattttaaaagaaacgGAGAAAACCATTGTTCCTAAAGAACACCGAAAAGTTTAACATCAAACCAAAACCTCAAAACTTCAAGAGAGATGACAGTAGCAATCTTGCAAACACTTAAAGACCAGAATAACATAAATTGATGCAGATAAAAATTTGGAGTCAAAATAACACGAGAAGATGACTTGTTGAGAAAGCATCCGAGTAGAGTTTAGGTCTTTTAGTTAAACACAAGCTCACAAGTGGATGAAGCCCTTCGTGAAAAAGATAACTCCTGAAGCATCTGCAGTTTCTCCTTGTAACCATCGGATCTAGCAGTGAAGCTCGCCTTCTTTAAGAAAACTGCGGTTTTCAAGATGTACGTCGAAAGTTCTCTCTCGTGTTGTGTTCCTTCGTATTTTATCCACTCAAAGATTTCAAGATTCGAGGACAAACATCTTGGAACAGAAACCGGTTGGTTGGACTGATGATGATGGGGATTTATAGCAGGATGACACTGATCAACAACATGTTAGGCAATGGATACTACATTGTTAGATCACTGACGcataagacaaaaaaaacaaataaagatcaaagagaatataataataaaacacacCTGATTGATTTTGATAACCTTTAAGACAGGTGAATCTTGGAGCAGACGCATAAATAGTAAAAACCACTCCGATTTGCATGTACATACCTCCAAATATTTGAGTCTATGGAAGCAACAACCATGAGGATACACCAcctgcataaaaaaaaaaagaagaatgtaTAGGGCGAGTAATGCAATGCTCCATGACTTAACTAAATAATTAGAGACAAACAAAAACTACCTCTGAGTCTGATAAACATAAACGAATATGCACGATAGAAGCAAGAGAATGCAGAAGCTTCTCGGGACGCTTGAGAATAACATCAATATTGGCCTTGAGTACCTCACTGTTGTTCATTGGTTCGCTAAATGAAAGGCTACCTGAACGATTTATAATTTGCAAGGATTTTAATAGTGGAGTATCTATCACAACTTCACTGACATTATTAAGTTTCAATGGGGCAATCAAAGATAATCTCTTCAAAGAAGGAACTATAATCTTATAATTCAGCGCATTGGGCAGAAAGGATCTTTGCACTAGGAATAAGTCTTCAAGAACAGGACAATTAGGTAAAAGTCTAAGGAGAGCATTGGGGTTAGAGTAACTCATAGATACGAGGGACAAAGTTTTCAGAGACCttagaccatcattattggtgggcaAAAGGGAAGGCCTTAAGGGAAAAGGGGAGGGGACCGATGCAAATAATAGGGGAAAAGCCCTTAGATAAGGGCTGCCCTTATGTGCCCTTAAGTTtttcatgacaaaaaaaaaaaaaaaaaaaaaaagttaagggcTTTTGTCTCtgcccaccaataatgatgAGGCAAACGTGATCAGGAACATCCAAACTACCGCTTTCGAGTCTCAAGACCACAAGCGTTTCACAAGTATATAAACTATTTACACAAGGTCCAATACCCGACGAATGGTATTGGAGTTTCAGCTCCTTTAGGccatcattattggtgggcagagcccttaactttttttttttttttgttcatcaaacACTTAAGGGCACATAAGGGCAGCCCTTAAATAAGGGCTGCCCTTATATGCCCTTAAGTGtttgatgaccaaaaaaaaaaaaaaaaaaaaaagttaagggctctgcccaccaataatgatgccCTTAGACCAAATTTCACCGCGGTTCCAAGCCAGATCTCCACGTCATCATATTTGTAATATTGACTTAATCTGAGATACAGACTTTGTAGAACTTGACCTGCGCGTGACATCAACGATCTGTCCACAAACCGCCAAAATTTTACGTAATCAGGCCTTGTAGCTCGCTCAGATTCAGATCCGAAAAAGTGAGTGACCTCATCAAACTCAAGTCTTGGTACCAATATCCAGAGAGATTTCCACCGTTTAGACAAGACCATAGTTCGCATTACATCTTTCGTCCGAAGAAACGTCAATATCTTCACTATGATTTCTTCAGGTAAGTGACTGATACTGTCCATTGTCAATCTGGAAACTAGAGACGAATTAGCACAAGAAAAAAAGAGGATCTCTACTTTCACTCCCCGATATTACCGCAAACTCGAGTTCGTTAGAATTTAAAGCAAGCAAAAGGGCATAAACAAAACTCTTTATATATGAAAAGGAACCAGGCAAAGCTATTAGATTGAGTGTAAGAcatccttaatgaattaaaatttcTATGATATGTTGAAAGTATATCTCCATAATCTCTATAAATCTTGAGGACGGCGATGGTCTTATATGTTGAAAGTATATCTCTATAATCTCATTCAAGAAATCATGATGGTAAATTACAAAGAcatccttaatgaattaaaattttaaatctaattagcATTACTGAaaactatttaataaattatgctaattaagttttaattttagtttccttttttatatttctttaaataatatatataacaaaaaggaaatttcacaaaaaacagtttgatgttaaaaaaataatattaaacagaataatatatattttaaaattaataaaatcttttatttatatctgtctattttttagattattacaaaaattaatataataacatatactgaaatatcattaatgaactaaaaatattttataatttctaattATCTGTTTAATATATTCCATAATTTTCTATAGAACTAACAATGTCTAAAAACTCCAACAGAACTCCATTTTCAGTTTTAATGTTTTGTCAAAACTATTGTTGTCACAACATTCGTTGTAGTCTCTAGATATTAGTACAACTTTTGTCGTAGATATTAACGACAATCTCTTCAAGAGCAGTAACTAACTTATCATATCCATACAATCCAACTCATCACAATCCAACTTCTCAGCCGAAAACATAAGAAACAGAGGGTTTTGCTGTCTATTCAAAATAGTAAAACGAAATGATTAGAAGAAAATCACGTTTTTCTAACGTTTATAAGATATGGGACCAAAAACAACCCAACTTTGACTACTGAGCGCAAGTTCAGTCGAATGCAAGCTGACATGTAGGTGAACGCCTGAATGACAAGGACAACTCCTTGAGCATCTCAAGTTTCTTGTCGGAGTCAGTGGATTTAGAGGAGATGGTTACTTTCTTCAAACATCTTCCGCTTCTTAATATGAATGCTACTacttctttgtcttcttttctTCCTTCATATCCTTCCCATTCAAGAGTTTCTAGACTCGATGACAGACACTCAGGAACTGAGCTCGGGTCATTCCAGCAGGGGCGTGCGAGTTCAATCTCATGGCACTGCAATAAATTGGCACTATAAGGACTGGAAAATACCATGGCCACAGACAAATGAATGAACTGGTTTGACGTGTGTCTACATGTACCTTTTGAAGTTTGAGATGCCGTAAATTAGGGGAATCATTGAGCAAACACATAAGTAGATTCAACCACTCTGTCTTATATGTGAATATTCTTAAACGTACAAGACGGTGGAAGACAGTACCAACAGAATATGCATCCTGCAATAACAATACATAATTAGagaattttaccaaaaaaataattaaagaacAGGTGCAATAGAGGCAAACAGGCTTGCTCACAAGAATACACAAATCTTCCCGATCATTAATAATTAGGCAGATGTTTACCTTTGAGTATGGTAAACATATAGAGAGACGCTTTGCTGAAGTGAAAGAAGTCAGAGTCACCCCAGAAGAACTATGATACGCAGTAACATTTGCCTTAACAATTTTAGGCATATCTTCAATGACACAAAATCCAACCGGACGAAAACAAATGTTCAAGTACTCCAAAGAAGGAGCATCTACTACAAATCCATCTTCACTTTCTGTACATCTTCTTGCTGATTTATACAAAGTTGCACTCTTGAGAGAAGGTACCTTAACTGTGAAAATGGTTACATTGTCATCGGGACGTTGTTCCACACGCAAAGCTTCAAGAACAGGACAACTCGACAAAAACCTCCTGACAAACTCATCACCTGGGTACTTGACAGATACAAGGCTCAGAGTTTTAAGGGTCGGGAAAGAAGGCAATGAAGAAACATCCATAAGAGTCACACTATTTAGTTTCAAGGAAACAAGCATTCTAGAGCCTTTATATAAACTCCTTGGAAGTATGACTGGAGTTGTACAGGAATAACAGTCGATATTGATAATCATGTCACGCACACCGCACTTAACTGCAATTGTAATCCATACTCCAATATCATTAACAGCAAGAGATTTCTGAGTTAGTTTGAAATGCAAAGTTTCTACCGGTGCTTCGTGCAGAATCAAAGACCTGTCCACAAAGCAAGAAAACCTTCCAGTATCATAAATATTCTGACAGCTATCGTTGTATACCAGTTTCGGCACTGACTTCCAAAGATGCTCCCATTGTTTTGACAAAACCATTGTGGCCAAAACATCTTTAGTAGTAGGCAATTCTGATAGTATTCTCAAGAGTAGCGCTTCAGGCAAATGACTGATCCTATCCACATGAGCCATCTTCCTCTCTCACACCCCAAGCTTTCACAttacacaaataaaaaacaaggaATGTGAAAAttataaccaaaccaaaagaaaaaaaagtgtcATACGAAACAACACAAGGTCAAATCAAACCCTAGCGTAAGAATATAGTTATgtagtttaaagaaaaataagagaGTATACGGACACCTAACTGCATCTCATACTGGCAGAAACTCATATTCTCTAGAAAGCATATAGTTAGCGTTCAGACAAAGAGCCGTTTATGTCGTTAACTGACTCCTGAATTATGATTTGTTTCCGCTTTCGAAGAACTAACTCACTAGATTCTTTCTCAGGAACCAAACTAACCGTCGTTGAGCAGGCGAAAAACAACAAATCAACAACGAACCCTAACAAGTACTGAAACCGCCAAAAAAGAGAGTACAAAAGAATATCGAAACTCACCTGACGGCTGACGCTAGAGAATCGCCGGCAGAGATGTTTACTATGATATAGTAGTCTAACCGATAATTCCTCTCGGATCAAAcaatcgaaaaaaaaaactaaaccctcCGTTACTCGTTCAACAAGAAAGAAACCCTAATTCCTTATCTcactgatttaaaaaaaaaaccataattgTCTTACcgctttttaatatatatacacaactaGGTTAACTTTTTGTCCAGTTTTGTCAAATTTCCTTGTATTAAATACATGATTCCTTCACATccccatttttttcttttaaatggaTTAGATATTGACAAGGCATCCATTTCGAAAATtagttgaaaagaaaaaaaaatttgcatagTCGAAAATACAAAttgattgaaaaaatattacattctATCACCTTCCTTCAGTGTAATTGTTGGAAGACGCttgatggttttttttttttttttttttttttttttttttgaaacacaaacttTCATTAAAACTCAAATGCAAGAGCTACAAAGCCAAGAGGGAATTAAACATCCTCTTGTGAACAATTCATGAACTACAATAGCAAATAGAAACAAGCATGATAGATCTTCATATGAAGTTGACAGCGAATTCAAAACCAAGTTTGAATGCGTCGATAAAGCTTCTACCACATAGTCGTACAGCTGAGAGATAGTCACAAGTGACGTTGAGTGACAGTTCAAACCAACGAGAAAAACCGAAGTAGTCTCGATTGCACCTTCAGGCCCCGTACGGACCGCTCCACAAGATAACAAACCGGTGAATAAACTGAAACGAAAACTCAGAAAAGAATCCGAAATATTTTCTCCATTCATAGAAAGGAGACATGGTAGTGAAGTACCCTTCACATTAGAAGAGGAAGTGAGAGTAGCACGCCTACAAACTGAACTTACTAGCTTTTGTTGTATCAACGCTGGACGCCGGAGTGGATTCCCACCTACATCGGACGTCAGATTCATAAACAGATGGCTCAAAATTAGATGCCGGAGTGGATTCCCACCTACATCGGACACCAGATTTACAAACCGTTGTGATAGAAGGTATGTTTGCGGTGGTTGGTGGTATAAATCTTCAGACGGTCGTTTTAAACGGAGCTTAAACGATTTGAAGGGTGGAGGAGGCCAGACATGGAGGATGGAAAGGAGGAAGCAGGGAAGAGGGGTGGCGCTGGAGGATGCTTGTCTTCTCAAATTTTTAAGGAACAGATCTGGTTGCCGGAGTGGAGTCCCACCTACATCGGTCACCGGATTATTGTAAATTGTTGAGAGAGGAGCAGGTGAAATGACGCTAGACCCGGCTCGGGTGAGACTCAGACCATCAAACGGGACAACCAAAACTACAAGAGTCCTCGGCTTGAGTATAGTTGAAACGAGGAGGTTGAAGACGTCACAAGGAGCCACCGAGAGGTGAGGGACGAACGGCACGATGACGGTGAAAGGTGAGG
Protein-coding regions in this window:
- the LOC130505846 gene encoding FBD-associated F-box protein At5g56380, giving the protein MDSISHLPEEIIVKILTFLRTKDVMRTMVLSKRWKSLWILVPRLEFDEVTHFFGSESERATRPDYVKFWRFVDRSLMSRAGQVLQSLYLRLSQYYKYDDVEIWLGTAVKFGLRELKLQYHSSGIGPCVNSLYTCETLVVLRLESGSLDVPDHVCLRSLKTLSLVSMSYSNPNALLRLLPNCPVLEDLFLVQRSFLPNALNYKIIVPSLKRLSLIAPLKLNNVSEVVIDTPLLKSLQIINRSGSLSFSEPMNNSEVLKANIDVILKRPEKLLHSLASIVHIRLCLSDSEVVYPHGCCFHRLKYLEVCTCKSEWFLLFMRLLQDSPVLKVIKINQCHPAINPHHHQSNQPVSVPRCLSSNLEIFEWIKYEGTQHERELSTYILKTAVFLKKASFTARSDGYKEKLQMLQELSFSRRASSTCELVFN
- the LOC130505845 gene encoding probable FBD-associated F-box protein At1g32375 → MAHVDRISHLPEALLLRILSELPTTKDVLATMVLSKQWEHLWKSVPKLVYNDSCQNIYDTGRFSCFVDRSLILHEAPVETLHFKLTQKSLAVNDIGVWITIAVKCGVRDMIINIDCYSCTTPVILPRSLYKGSRMLVSLKLNSVTLMDVSSLPSFPTLKTLSLVSVKYPGDEFVRRFLSSCPVLEALRVEQRPDDNVTIFTVKVPSLKSATLYKSARRCTESEDGFVVDAPSLEYLNICFRPVGFCVIEDMPKIVKANVTAYHSSSGVTLTSFTSAKRLSICLPYSKDAYSVGTVFHRLVRLRIFTYKTEWLNLLMCLLNDSPNLRHLKLQKCHEIELARPCWNDPSSVPECLSSSLETLEWEGYEGRKEDKEVVAFILRSGRCLKKVTISSKSTDSDKKLEMLKELSLSFRRSPTCQLAFD